The Primulina tabacum isolate GXHZ01 chromosome 16, ASM2559414v2, whole genome shotgun sequence genome window below encodes:
- the LOC142529824 gene encoding mini zinc finger protein 3-like, whose protein sequence is MKKRQVVIRKQASQRTSSSQIVRTTVRYAECQKNHAANIGGYAVDGCREFMAGGGEGTDAALVCAACGCHRSFHRRDADTVVVGDNSSPS, encoded by the coding sequence ATGAAGAAAAGGCAAGTGGTGATCAGAAAGCAAGCATCTCAAAGGACCTCGAGTTCTCAGATTGTAAGAACGACTGTTCGATACGCAGAATGCCAGAAAAATCATGCGGCAAACATCGGAGGATACGCGGTGGATGGGTGCCGGGAGTTCATGGCCGGAGGTGGAGAAGGTACGGATGCTGCACTCGTCTGCGCCGCCTGCGGTTGCCACCGGAGCTTCCACCGACGGGATGCGGACACCGTAGTGGTTGGTGACAATTCTTCACCTTCTTGA
- the LOC142528318 gene encoding putative mitochondrial protein AtMg00860, whose product MAFLGNILSRDGVEVHPSKVDVVENWPVPKSVTEIRSFLGLAGYYMKFIQGFSSIAMPLTALTKNNVKFVWGPECQESFDRLKQVFTKTPVLTMPSGQGEFVVYTDALNFRLGAVLM is encoded by the coding sequence ATGGCATTCTTGGGCAACATTTTATCCCGAGACGGAGTGGAGGTCcatcccagcaaggttgatgTAGTCGAAaattggccagtgcctaagagtgtgacagagatccgcagtttcttgggtctTGCAGGGTATTATATGAAGTTCATACAGGGTTTTTCTTCAATCGCGATGCCattgaccgccttgacaaagaataACGTGAAGTTTGTTTGGGGACCCGAGTGCCAGGAGAGTTTTGACAGGCTGAAGCAGGTGTTTACCAAAACACCAGTTCTAACTATGCCATCAGGTCAAggagagtttgtggtttatACAGATGCTTTGAATTTccgtttgggcgcagttctgatgtaG